Proteins from one Cicer arietinum cultivar CDC Frontier isolate Library 1 chromosome 3, Cicar.CDCFrontier_v2.0, whole genome shotgun sequence genomic window:
- the LOC101503357 gene encoding zinc-finger homeodomain protein 8 — translation MDITPTTTTTPTILTTSTTTLTKSPEHETETPTKITTSNTQTTPKILSFSNGVLKRHHHLNNHHHNHQVTVTYKECLKNHAANLGGHALDGCGEFMTSPTATSADPTSIKCAACGCHRNFHRREPEEPPLSTTTTHVIEYQPHHRHQPLPPPPFSNRSPNSSSPPPISSSYYPSAPHMLIALSTALPENTAVPNTALISPGSHTRKRFRTKFSQEQKDKMLKFAEKVGWKIQKRDDDLIHEVCNEIGVDRTVLKVWMHNNKNNFTKRDNNNIINNMMESNNNNEIGVKSFLPLEDEEHKADMNAEIHTHHSHYQNEGGVRANGSSSSS, via the coding sequence ATGGACATAAccccaacaacaacaacaacaccaacCATTTtaacaacatcaacaacaacattaacaaaatcACCAGAACATGAAACTGAAACACCCACCAAAATCACAACATCCAACACACAAACAACACCAAAAATCTTGTCTTTTTCCAACGGTGTTCTCAAACGCCACCACCACCTTAACAACCACCACCACAACCACCAAGTAACTGTTACTTACAAAGAATGTCTCAAAAACCACGCAGCCAACTTAGGTGGCCACGCCCTCGACGGTTGCGGCGAATTCATGACATCTCCCACCGCAACATCCGCCGACCCAACTTCCATAAAATGCGCCGCATGTGGCTGCCACCGTAATTTCCACCGCCGCGAACCAGAAGAACCACCACTTTCCACCACCACCACACACGTAATCGAATATCAACCTCACCACCGCCATCAACCACTTCCACCGCCGCCGTTTTCCAACCGTAGCCCCAATTCATCTTCACCACCTCCGATCTCTTCATCTTACTACCCATCCGCCCCTCACATGCTCATCGCACTCTCAACTGCCCTTCCGGAAAATACGGCCGTCCCTAACACTGCCTTGATCTCTCCTGGGTCCCACACTAGAAAACGGTTTAGAACAAAATTTTCTCAAGAACAAAAGGATAAAATGTTGAAATTTGCTGAAAAAGTTGGTTGGAAGATTCAAAAGCGTGACGATGATTTGATTCATGAGGTTTGTAATGAAATTGGTGTTGATAGAACTGTTCTCAAAGTTTGGATGCATAACAACAAGAACAATTTCACTAAGCGagacaacaacaacatcatcaACAATATGATGGAAAGCAATAACAACAATGAGATTGGTGTTAAGAGTTTTCTGCCACTTGAGGATGAAGAACACAAAGCTGATATGAATGCTGAGATTCATACTCATCATAGTCATTACCAGAATGAAGGTGGAGTTCGTGCTAATggttcatcttcttcttcttga